Proteins encoded together in one Deltaproteobacteria bacterium window:
- a CDS encoding universal stress protein — protein MEIKRILYATDLSPNSVYALRFALSTAKNHHAEIIILHVLEQVYPHIVPLLDVYITGKEQKSLIEERIAQTRAIIGGRLKRVIDENARKDPAYEALDLSIELCEGFPAERILRTASEYNCDLILMGTHGKGAIAHTFLGSTAKRVLRRTHKPVFIIPLPADLPDDIA, from the coding sequence ATGGAAATAAAAAGGATTCTATATGCGACGGACCTGTCGCCGAATTCGGTTTACGCCCTCCGTTTTGCGTTGAGCACCGCAAAAAACCATCATGCCGAAATCATCATATTGCACGTGCTTGAGCAAGTCTACCCGCATATTGTACCGTTGCTGGATGTTTACATTACCGGAAAAGAGCAAAAAAGCCTCATCGAAGAGCGAATCGCCCAGACCCGGGCTATCATAGGGGGGCGTCTCAAACGGGTGATTGACGAGAATGCCCGGAAAGACCCCGCTTATGAAGCGCTTGACCTGTCGATCGAGTTGTGCGAGGGCTTCCCGGCGGAAAGAATCCTGCGCACGGCCAGTGAATACAACTGCGATTTGATCCTCATGGGAACGCACGGGAAAGGAGCGATTGCCCATACCTTTTTGGGGAGCACGGCTAAGCGGGTTTTACGCCGTACGCACAAACCGGTT